In Corythoichthys intestinalis isolate RoL2023-P3 chromosome 4, ASM3026506v1, whole genome shotgun sequence, a genomic segment contains:
- the paqr6 gene encoding membrane progestin receptor delta, with protein MADGRASPSPPRRRPRGPDDDASPSERRVWLPVRRARLGEACRQSAAALLGLRIPLAPLFDVHQVPEVFREDGILSGYRHPRSSALDCLLSSFRLNNETLNIWTHFLPTWYFLWRLASLSRSVNFWSDAYTWPLLSYMLPACAYPLASCCAHTFSAMSAEWRHVCYFLDYAALSLYSLGSAICYGRYVMPDAWLDGWLHRHFVPVALVNSFFCTAVSCYSRSVEADFPQKSKALRTAAFAVPFVFDSLPVFYRLLAACGGGGDGSSGGGEALLAHFYQVTLALLTCFLFTSHLPERLAPGRFDYFGHSHQLFHVCAVAATHFQMRAVLSDMTWRRARLEAAGPAPSLRATAGALALGLALNAVVVALFSAPLLRRRRRATNSSAQG; from the exons CGTCGCCGTCGCCACCACGCCGGCGTCCCAGAGGCCCGGACGACGACGCCTCGCCGTCCGAGCGCCGCGTCTGGCTGCCGGTGCGGCGCGCCCGCCTGGGGGAGGCGTGCCGGCAAAGCGCCGCCGCCCTCCTGGGCCTCAGAATCCCGCTGGCGCCGCTCTTTGACGTCCACCAGGTGCCTGAG GTTTTCCGCGAGGACGGCATCCTGTCGGGCTACCGTCACCCGCGGAGTTCGGCGCTGGACTGCCTGCTCAGTAGCTTCCGCTTGAACAACGAGACCCTCAACATCTGGACGCACTTCCTGCCCACCTG GTACTTCTTGTGGCGCCTGGCGTCGCTGAGCCGCAGCGTCAACTTTTGGAGCGACGCCTACACGTGGCCCCTGCTATCCTACATGCTGCCGGCCTGCGCCTACCCCTTGGCCTCCTGCTGCGCGCACACCTTCAGCGCCATGTCGGCCGAGTGGCGACACGTCTGCTACTTCCTAGATTACGCCGCCCTCAGCCTCTACAGCCTCG GCAGCGCCATCTGCTACGGCCGCTACGTGATGCCCGACGCCTGGCTGGACGGTTGGCTGCACCGCCACTTTGTGCCCGTCGCCCTGGTCAACAGCTTCTTCTGCACCGCCGTCTCCTGCTACTCGAG GTCGGTGGAGGCGGACTTCCCTCAGAAGAGCAAAGCGTTGCGCACGGCGGCCTTCGCGGTGCCCTTCGTCTTTGACAGCTTGCCCGTCTTCTACAGG CTGCTGGCGGCATGCGGAGGCGGCGGCGATGGCAGCAGTGGCGGCGGCGAGGCTCTGCTCGCCCATTTTTACCAGGTGACCTTGGCCTTGCTCACCTGCTTCCTCTTCACGTCACACCTGCCCGAAAGGTTGGCGCCGGGCCGCTTCGACTACTTTG GCCATAGCCATCAGCTATTCCACGTGTGCGCGGTAGCGGCGACGCACTTCCAGATGAGGGCGGTGCTGAGCGACATGACGTGGCGGCGGGCGCGACTGGAGGCGGCGGGGCCCGCCCCTTCCCTGCGCGCCACGGCCGGCGCCCTGGCCCTGGGCCTGGCCCTCAACGCCGTCGTGGTGGCCCTCTTTAGCGCGCCCCTTCTTCGCCGCCGCCGCCGTGCGACAAACTCCTCAGCGCAAGGATGA